One part of the Candidatus Latescibacter sp. genome encodes these proteins:
- a CDS encoding alternate F1F0 ATPase, F1 subunit alpha: MTQAMDTNNRQLTDALTNAFSVMDQALESHRAEPKAEEIGIVTYVSKSIVRVSGLPHVGVEELIRFPGDARGIVFDLASEEITAVLLDEQAKIEAGDEVRRTGQVISVPVGEALIGRVVDPLGRPLDGLGPITATDRRSIEQESPAIMDRSPVTVPLQTGIRAIDALIPIGRGQRELILGDRQTGKTAVALDTIINQKDSGVICIYCAIALETSVVVKVIEDLRTYKAMDYTIVMMAASENSAGMHYVAPYAATTMGEYFMEKGRDVLIVYDDLSRHARAYREISLLMRRPPAREAYPGDIFYIHSRLLERATHLREELGGGSLTALPIVETESQNLSAYIPTNLISITDGQIYLSPKLFQEGVLPAVDVGKSVSRVGGKAQLAAYRAVAGDLHLSYSQFEELETFSRFGTRLDENTRKTLEHGRCIREVLKQSRYQPLPVHEQIAVLLAATEGLLDGLSPGLIAEAKKAIERAATERLGDVNRRIRAGEKLTDEDRKAILDTAGEVIRSLTEQKSDVKP; the protein is encoded by the coding sequence ATGACACAGGCTATGGATACAAACAACCGGCAACTTACCGATGCCCTCACGAACGCTTTCTCCGTAATGGATCAGGCGCTGGAGAGCCACCGGGCGGAGCCGAAGGCGGAAGAGATCGGCATTGTGACTTATGTGAGCAAAAGCATCGTGCGGGTGTCCGGTCTCCCTCATGTCGGGGTGGAAGAGCTGATTCGATTCCCCGGAGATGCCCGGGGGATTGTATTCGATCTCGCAAGCGAGGAAATCACGGCGGTACTTCTGGATGAACAAGCAAAAATCGAAGCCGGAGATGAGGTCCGCCGCACTGGACAGGTCATCTCGGTTCCGGTGGGCGAGGCGCTGATCGGAAGAGTGGTGGATCCGCTGGGAAGGCCTCTCGATGGTCTTGGCCCCATCACTGCGACCGATAGAAGGTCGATCGAACAGGAATCTCCCGCCATCATGGATCGCTCGCCGGTCACGGTGCCTCTGCAGACCGGCATTCGTGCCATCGACGCGCTCATACCCATCGGCCGTGGACAGCGCGAACTGATCCTTGGAGACCGTCAGACCGGCAAAACCGCCGTCGCGCTGGATACCATAATCAACCAGAAGGACAGCGGGGTCATCTGCATTTACTGCGCTATCGCGCTGGAAACCTCTGTGGTGGTGAAAGTGATCGAGGACCTCCGCACCTACAAAGCCATGGATTACACCATCGTGATGATGGCCGCATCGGAGAATTCCGCCGGGATGCATTATGTCGCTCCCTATGCCGCAACCACCATGGGGGAGTACTTCATGGAAAAAGGGCGTGATGTTCTCATCGTTTATGATGATCTGTCCCGCCATGCCCGCGCCTATCGCGAGATATCCCTGCTCATGCGCCGTCCTCCGGCGCGGGAAGCCTATCCGGGAGATATTTTCTATATACATTCCCGCCTCCTGGAGCGGGCAACTCACCTGCGTGAGGAACTAGGCGGAGGCTCGCTGACCGCGCTGCCCATCGTTGAAACGGAGTCGCAGAATTTATCGGCGTATATCCCGACCAATCTCATCTCCATCACCGACGGCCAGATATATCTCTCCCCAAAGCTGTTCCAGGAGGGCGTTCTCCCGGCGGTGGATGTGGGCAAGTCGGTTTCACGGGTGGGAGGCAAGGCTCAACTGGCCGCCTACCGTGCGGTCGCAGGGGATTTGCACCTTTCCTACTCCCAGTTCGAGGAGCTCGAGACATTCTCACGGTTCGGAACCCGGCTGGATGAAAACACCCGTAAAACGCTTGAGCATGGCCGATGCATCCGTGAAGTTCTCAAGCAATCCCGGTATCAGCCTCTGCCGGTCCACGAGCAGATCGCTGTTCTCCTGGCGGCAACGGAGGGTCTTTTGGACGGACTTTCACCCGGCCTTATTGCAGAGGCCAAAAAAGCCATCGAGCGGGCGGCCACCGAGCGGCTCGGAGATGTAAACCGTCGTATCCGGGCAGGCGAAAAGCTCACTGATGAAGATCGGAAAGCGATTCTGGATACCGCCGGGGAGGTGATACGTTCGCTGACGGAGCAGAAATCCGATGTTAAACCTTGA
- a CDS encoding F0F1 ATP synthase subunit gamma: MLNLESLKRKIKSADELQSVVKTMKVLAAAAIRQYERAVESLAEYDRTVEMGLQILLQARPESEIILEGTSTGRWGVIIYGSDQGMVGQFNTQIVSHAMKTLRDLQVNPEDLSILVLGERMVGLLEEEGQNIEEHLSFPGTLEGITGVLQEILGIIDRWRMERQVEQIVLFYNKPLSQATYSPQQQYLLEIDPEWVKDLRKREWPSRVLPTFTMEWEQLFAAFIRQYFFVVLYRAFVESLASENASRLSSMQAAEKNIRDLLEELTVQYNQERQNSITSEILDIVAGFEAMTGQKR, from the coding sequence ATGTTAAACCTTGAGTCGCTGAAAAGAAAAATCAAGAGCGCCGATGAGCTTCAGTCTGTGGTAAAGACCATGAAAGTTCTGGCGGCAGCCGCCATACGGCAGTATGAGCGTGCTGTGGAATCTCTGGCCGAATATGACCGGACGGTGGAGATGGGATTACAGATACTCCTTCAGGCGAGGCCGGAATCGGAAATAATCCTGGAAGGAACATCCACCGGCCGCTGGGGTGTAATTATTTACGGCTCCGACCAGGGAATGGTGGGCCAGTTCAACACGCAAATCGTTTCTCACGCCATGAAAACACTGCGCGACCTTCAGGTCAATCCTGAAGACCTGAGCATTCTGGTTCTGGGCGAGCGCATGGTGGGTTTGCTGGAAGAAGAAGGGCAGAACATCGAGGAGCATCTCTCATTTCCGGGCACCCTGGAGGGAATAACCGGGGTTTTGCAGGAAATACTTGGAATTATTGATAGATGGCGCATGGAACGACAGGTTGAGCAGATTGTTCTTTTTTATAACAAACCTCTTTCCCAGGCAACCTACAGTCCCCAGCAGCAATACCTGCTTGAAATCGACCCCGAATGGGTAAAGGATCTCCGGAAAAGAGAGTGGCCGTCTCGTGTTCTTCCTACCTTTACGATGGAGTGGGAGCAATTGTTTGCCGCGTTTATTCGTCAGTATTTCTTTGTGGTCCTGTACCGCGCTTTCGTGGAGTCGCTGGCCAGCGAGAATGCCAGCCGTCTTTCTTCCATGCAGGCAGCGGAAAAGAACATCCGTGACCTCCTGGAAGAGCTCACCGTGCAGTACAACCAGGAACGGCAGAATTCCATCACCTCCGAGATACTCGATATTGTTGCCGGTTTTGAGGCAATGACCGGACAAAAAAGGTGA